The following coding sequences are from one Phycisphaeraceae bacterium window:
- a CDS encoding serine/threonine protein kinase, with product MTEHERALAKETFLAVVELDEPARRHYLDRACAGHDAVRHRVEALLRAKTAIGSSLLSPAPAISDCEIDGYELLEVLGEGGFGTVYRARRTGPVQKEYALKILRTGLASAEAVARFRVEQQALEAMDHPSIARVLDAGVTRPPESRPYLVMELVNGEPITAFSDRCRLSIADRVRLIIDTCRAVQHAHQKGVIHRDLKPANILAGRADDRTGTGRIWIKVIDFGIAKPARPAPGSAHLTRSMQLIGTPTYMSPEQIRAAGGLGDVDSRADVYALGAVLYELLCGSPVVDAAALASAGPAQIERLVCEAEPRPPSARAAHDTALPALAQARSTDAPRLTRSLRRELDWITMRALSPERARRYQTAEALAADLERALAGEPVEAAPPSRLYRLSRIIRRNRAGFIAASIAAAVLIAGSIVSLYQMYRAREAERLAVREHLIASTANEFLRDTILAATAELPDGPPDTAPPGGRDVKMRDVLDQASRRIAVASRPGGRFDGQPGISAAVHDMLARIYLALGALPQARRHADDSLDLWTQDRGRRAQESVRAMILLGLVDRELGRGAEAEPVLIEAAGISLATCGPDDPLTLHAQSALASLYYWGLPNQPEAERLYRAVLAKRTALLGPDHPDTLTSAYGLARTLLAQYRLDEAESLHASVLAARRRVLGDNHPDTLWSRFNVARILAARGKLQEAAAMHLEVLEARRRMLGESHLATLASMQDYAAALLALGHPAEAEPIIRRGVELGLPLLGPEHIDYLVALSTLGATLHSLGRDSEALPLVQTAYTGLLRKYGPDHSDTKGARHRLDEIRSSLHQ from the coding sequence ATGACCGAGCACGAACGAGCCCTCGCGAAAGAGACCTTCCTCGCCGTGGTCGAACTCGACGAGCCCGCACGGCGGCACTACCTCGATCGCGCCTGCGCCGGGCACGACGCCGTCCGCCACCGCGTCGAGGCGCTCCTCCGCGCCAAGACCGCCATCGGCTCCTCGCTCCTGTCCCCCGCTCCGGCGATCAGCGACTGCGAGATCGACGGGTACGAACTCCTGGAGGTCCTCGGCGAGGGTGGCTTCGGCACCGTCTACCGCGCCCGCCGCACCGGCCCCGTGCAGAAGGAATACGCCCTCAAGATCCTGCGGACCGGCCTCGCATCCGCCGAAGCCGTCGCGCGATTCCGCGTCGAACAGCAGGCCCTCGAGGCCATGGACCACCCGTCGATCGCCCGCGTGCTCGACGCCGGCGTCACGCGGCCACCAGAGTCCCGCCCTTACCTCGTCATGGAACTCGTCAACGGCGAGCCGATCACCGCCTTCTCCGACCGCTGCCGCCTGTCCATCGCCGACCGCGTCCGTCTGATCATCGACACCTGCCGCGCTGTCCAGCACGCGCACCAGAAGGGCGTCATCCACCGCGACCTCAAGCCCGCCAACATCCTCGCCGGCCGCGCCGACGACCGCACCGGCACCGGGCGCATCTGGATCAAGGTGATCGACTTCGGCATCGCCAAGCCCGCGCGCCCCGCCCCGGGCAGCGCCCATCTCACCCGCTCCATGCAGCTCATCGGCACACCCACCTACATGAGCCCGGAGCAGATCCGCGCCGCGGGCGGCCTCGGCGATGTGGACTCCCGCGCCGACGTCTACGCCCTCGGCGCCGTGCTCTACGAGCTCCTGTGCGGCTCCCCCGTCGTCGACGCCGCCGCCCTCGCCAGCGCCGGCCCCGCACAGATCGAGCGGCTCGTCTGCGAGGCCGAGCCCCGTCCCCCCAGCGCCCGCGCTGCGCACGACACCGCCCTGCCCGCCCTCGCCCAGGCCCGCTCGACCGATGCGCCGCGCCTCACCCGCTCGCTCCGGCGCGAACTGGACTGGATCACCATGCGAGCCCTTTCGCCCGAGCGCGCCCGCCGCTACCAGACCGCCGAGGCCCTCGCCGCGGACCTCGAGCGGGCCCTCGCCGGCGAGCCCGTCGAAGCCGCCCCGCCCTCTCGCCTCTACCGCCTCTCCCGCATCATCCGCCGCAACCGCGCCGGCTTCATCGCTGCGAGCATCGCCGCCGCGGTCCTCATCGCCGGCTCGATCGTCAGCCTCTACCAGATGTACCGGGCCCGCGAGGCCGAACGCCTTGCAGTCCGCGAGCACCTCATCGCCAGCACCGCCAACGAGTTCCTCCGCGACACCATCCTCGCCGCCACCGCGGAACTCCCCGACGGCCCGCCGGACACCGCCCCTCCCGGCGGACGCGACGTCAAGATGCGCGACGTCCTCGACCAAGCCTCCCGCCGTATCGCCGTCGCCTCCCGCCCAGGAGGGCGATTCGACGGCCAACCGGGGATCAGCGCCGCCGTCCACGACATGCTGGCCCGCATCTACCTCGCCCTCGGCGCCCTTCCCCAGGCCCGCCGCCACGCCGACGATTCACTCGATCTCTGGACCCAGGACCGCGGTCGTCGCGCCCAGGAATCCGTCCGCGCCATGATCCTCCTCGGACTTGTCGACCGCGAACTCGGCCGCGGCGCCGAGGCCGAGCCGGTCCTGATCGAGGCCGCGGGCATCAGCCTCGCGACCTGCGGCCCGGACGATCCGCTCACCCTCCACGCCCAGAGCGCCCTCGCCAGCCTCTACTACTGGGGCCTCCCCAACCAGCCCGAGGCCGAACGGCTCTACCGCGCCGTCCTCGCGAAACGCACCGCGCTCCTCGGCCCCGACCACCCCGACACCCTGACCTCCGCCTACGGCCTCGCCCGCACCCTCCTCGCCCAATACAGGCTCGACGAGGCCGAATCCCTCCACGCCAGCGTGCTCGCCGCCCGCCGGCGCGTCCTCGGCGACAACCACCCAGACACCCTCTGGTCCCGCTTCAACGTCGCCCGCATCCTCGCCGCCCGCGGCAAACTGCAGGAAGCCGCGGCCATGCACCTCGAAGTCCTCGAGGCCCGCCGTCGCATGCTCGGTGAGAGCCACCTCGCCACCCTCGCCTCGATGCAGGACTACGCCGCGGCGCTCCTCGCGCTCGGCCACCCCGCGGAGGCCGAGCCGATCATCCGCCGCGGCGTCGAACTCGGCCTCCCGCTGCTCGGCCCCGAGCACATCGACTACCTCGTCGCCCTCTCCACCCTCGGCGCGACGCTCCACAGCCTCGGCCGGGACTCCGAGGCCCTGCCCCTGGTGCAGACCGCCTACACCGGCCTCCTCCGCAAGTACGGGCCCGACCACTCGGACACGAAGGGCGCCCGCCACCGTTTGGACGAGATTCGGTCGAGCCTCCACCAGTAG